One stretch of Corynebacterium imitans DNA includes these proteins:
- the rsmI gene encoding 16S rRNA (cytidine(1402)-2'-O)-methyltransferase — MVASTDLPKDALPTSGVVLAATPLGNIGDASQRLREMLERAEVIAAEDTRRTRALATALGVNPRGKFVSNFDHNEAARTDSLLRAARSGVVLVVTDAGMPIVSDPGLNLVAAAHDAGVPVACLPGPSAVTTALALSGLNVGHFLFDGFAPRKPGAKDTWLRSLVGQERAICFFESPHRTADTLARAAEILGADRRAAVCRELTKTFEEVKRGTLSELAQWAEEGVRGEVTVVIEGGRAAVEEPADLVGEVLARVEQGERMKDACKAVAKAHGVKTGELYDEVLASRK, encoded by the coding sequence ATGGTTGCCTCGACAGATCTGCCCAAAGACGCGCTCCCCACTTCGGGCGTGGTGCTCGCCGCAACCCCGCTGGGCAACATCGGTGATGCCAGCCAGCGCCTGCGCGAGATGTTAGAGCGCGCCGAGGTGATCGCCGCGGAAGATACGCGGCGGACCCGGGCGCTGGCCACAGCCTTAGGGGTGAACCCGCGCGGAAAGTTCGTCTCCAATTTTGACCACAACGAGGCCGCGCGCACCGACTCGCTGCTGCGCGCGGCGCGCTCCGGGGTGGTGCTGGTGGTCACGGACGCTGGCATGCCGATCGTGTCCGATCCGGGCCTGAACCTGGTCGCCGCGGCGCACGACGCGGGCGTCCCCGTGGCTTGCCTGCCCGGACCGAGCGCGGTGACGACGGCGCTCGCCCTGTCAGGACTCAATGTCGGGCATTTTCTTTTCGACGGCTTCGCGCCCCGCAAACCTGGTGCCAAGGACACCTGGCTGCGCTCGCTGGTGGGACAAGAGCGCGCCATCTGTTTCTTCGAGTCGCCGCACCGCACGGCGGACACTCTGGCGCGGGCAGCAGAGATCCTGGGAGCGGATCGCCGGGCCGCCGTGTGCCGCGAACTGACCAAAACCTTTGAAGAGGTCAAGCGTGGCACGCTCTCCGAGCTGGCGCAGTGGGCCGAAGAAGGCGTGCGCGGTGAAGTCACCGTGGTGATTGAGGGGGGCCGCGCCGCGGTGGAGGAACCCGCTGACCTCGTCGGGGAAGTGCTTGCTCGGGTGGAGCAAGGCGAGCGGATGAAGGATGCGTGCAAGGCCGTCGCCAAGGCGCACGGAGTGAAAACCGGCGAGTTGTACGATGAGGTGCTTGCCTCTAGGAAGTAG
- a CDS encoding S8 family peptidase — protein sequence MNRGLDHLYVQGHAVDANLSRKGGPQKSRVRDVDRRAHGTRLRDEAARALDRAGEHEAGTLPSDEELRATGTVIVLEGEGSAYPLQKDSLNVYVGGRKRKPKWLLLSVRGGQDGQPEKATVWVSDSYRAQFLTIFEDYLNDEKNSPKGLPKRQTLVANISRIREAVLEDLWTSESQPQKSDFQWWELWLDASSEHLAAWERFISVSELEVRQGGFRLGDRLVVWVKAKWEQLQVLPFMSVPLAEIREPQFIDTVEDLSIDEQTEYVQDLAYRNIRPHKVAPSVCVLDTGVLRTHVLLKDALDPTDHHSIFGGSGTDVHPNGHGTAMAGLALFGNIDPLLIGKNTVSLRHRLESVRMYSGKGERQIGPIDYGTATTDAVNIPEITNPDGKRAFCLALSTKPDSPGEPTLWSASVDALAAGVEIGREGDELQLLSTPEHDSSRLFVVAAGNVSSWATDYRTNSQNSPIQDPAQAWNALTVGAYTELTHGPSHPQYAGWKTVAASGDISPHTTTSLHFDTHRWPVKPDICMEGGNVLTDGDRMFEPKIPSLSLRTTGHRTNVALVSANATSAATAQASRLAALAMERYPSYWPETVRGLLPHVAEWTDSMRQQLDAETTKNGRQMLLRQFGWGVPSEEAVLNSARSAVTLVTQDTFVPFSGSKYAMRQFRLHELPWPTDVLQSLGEAEVRLRITLSYFIEPSASRRGWKSKYQYASHGLRFDLQGRMENQAEFIQRVNRNAGNEESGAKSNESGRWFLGERGRHRGSLHQDEWIGTGAELAHCNNVAVYPVGGWWKRTAAKIAGNYPSGMRF from the coding sequence ATGAACCGCGGACTTGATCACCTCTATGTGCAGGGGCATGCGGTAGACGCAAACCTGAGTCGAAAGGGCGGGCCACAGAAATCCCGGGTTCGCGACGTTGACCGCCGCGCGCATGGTACCAGGTTGAGAGACGAAGCGGCTCGTGCGCTTGACAGGGCTGGCGAACATGAAGCGGGAACTCTGCCTAGTGATGAGGAACTGCGGGCAACTGGCACCGTCATCGTGCTTGAAGGAGAAGGATCTGCATACCCGCTGCAGAAAGATTCACTTAACGTCTATGTGGGAGGCAGAAAACGGAAACCAAAGTGGCTCTTGTTATCCGTGCGCGGCGGACAAGACGGGCAACCGGAAAAAGCGACTGTGTGGGTTTCGGACTCCTACCGTGCCCAGTTCTTGACGATATTTGAGGACTACCTCAATGATGAAAAGAACTCTCCGAAGGGCCTGCCGAAGCGTCAGACCCTCGTCGCGAATATCTCGCGTATCCGTGAGGCAGTCCTCGAGGATCTGTGGACTTCGGAGTCACAGCCGCAGAAGTCGGACTTTCAATGGTGGGAACTTTGGCTTGATGCCAGCAGTGAGCACCTCGCAGCCTGGGAACGATTCATTAGCGTGAGCGAGCTCGAAGTTCGCCAAGGCGGATTTCGTCTAGGCGACCGTCTCGTGGTTTGGGTCAAAGCCAAGTGGGAGCAACTGCAAGTACTCCCGTTTATGTCAGTTCCACTGGCTGAGATTCGTGAGCCACAATTCATCGATACGGTAGAGGATCTGAGCATTGATGAGCAGACTGAGTACGTTCAGGATCTTGCCTACCGCAACATCCGACCCCATAAAGTTGCACCATCGGTTTGTGTCCTCGACACAGGGGTTTTGCGTACCCACGTGCTTCTGAAGGATGCTTTAGACCCGACTGACCACCACTCAATTTTCGGCGGCTCGGGTACAGATGTTCACCCGAACGGTCACGGCACGGCGATGGCTGGTCTAGCACTGTTCGGGAACATCGATCCGTTGCTCATTGGGAAGAACACTGTTTCGCTTCGACACCGGTTGGAATCAGTTCGGATGTACTCCGGAAAAGGGGAGCGGCAGATCGGCCCCATCGACTACGGCACTGCCACGACTGATGCAGTCAATATCCCAGAGATCACCAACCCAGACGGTAAGAGGGCGTTTTGCCTGGCGCTGAGCACTAAGCCTGACTCTCCTGGGGAGCCAACACTTTGGTCTGCATCAGTCGACGCATTGGCAGCAGGTGTCGAAATTGGTCGTGAGGGGGATGAACTCCAGCTGTTGTCGACTCCAGAACATGACTCTTCTCGACTTTTCGTAGTTGCGGCAGGAAATGTGAGCAGTTGGGCAACTGACTACCGCACGAATTCCCAGAATTCTCCGATCCAGGACCCTGCGCAAGCGTGGAATGCCCTTACCGTTGGTGCGTACACCGAACTCACCCACGGCCCATCCCACCCGCAGTACGCGGGATGGAAGACCGTGGCTGCGTCAGGAGATATTTCACCGCATACGACAACCTCACTCCATTTTGATACGCACCGCTGGCCGGTTAAGCCGGATATCTGTATGGAAGGGGGCAACGTGCTGACAGATGGTGACAGAATGTTCGAGCCCAAGATACCGTCGCTTTCGCTGCGTACAACGGGACACCGCACCAACGTAGCATTGGTCTCAGCCAACGCCACGAGTGCTGCGACCGCACAAGCATCGCGTCTAGCAGCCCTAGCGATGGAGCGCTACCCCTCGTACTGGCCAGAAACAGTCCGTGGTCTCTTGCCTCATGTCGCAGAGTGGACGGATTCGATGCGGCAACAGCTCGATGCAGAAACCACGAAGAATGGCCGTCAGATGCTTCTTCGCCAGTTTGGGTGGGGCGTGCCATCGGAGGAGGCTGTGCTGAACTCGGCGCGCAGTGCCGTCACACTTGTCACCCAAGACACCTTCGTGCCGTTCAGCGGGAGCAAATATGCCATGCGGCAGTTTCGGCTCCACGAGTTGCCATGGCCGACCGACGTGCTCCAAAGCCTTGGGGAGGCAGAGGTGCGGCTGCGCATCACCTTGTCCTACTTCATTGAGCCCTCTGCTTCACGGCGAGGATGGAAAAGCAAGTATCAGTACGCATCCCACGGCCTGCGGTTTGACCTCCAGGGGAGGATGGAAAACCAAGCTGAGTTTATTCAGCGAGTGAATAGGAATGCGGGAAACGAAGAATCCGGCGCAAAGAGTAACGAGTCAGGCCGTTGGTTCCTAGGGGAGCGGGGACGGCACCGTGGTTCTCTGCACCAAGACGAGTGGATCGGCACGGGCGCTGAGCTCGCTCACTGTAACAACGTTGCGGTTTACCCCGTGGGTGGTTGGTGGAAAAGAACAGCCGCAAAGATCGCCGGGAACTACCCGTCCGGTATGCGCTTCTGA
- a CDS encoding BCCT family transporter, giving the protein MSQRETGLDPHDPDAEPRSEDPQIGNDSTAPTPSAAGELASLLDADSSGARGNYLDPEEQVERKADAADAPVDWGIIAPIAVLVVAMVAWGLLAPENFSNFADVAFGWVIDNLGWAFVLGGTMFVLFVIVIACSKFGAIRLGTADERPEFKTSSWIAMMFAAGMGIGLMFYGASEPLSMYLDGVPGHQPHEVGTGMAQTMFHWTLHPWAVYAIIGLAIAYSTFRLGRKQLLSSAFIPLIGQKAADGVLGKFIDGFAIFATIFGTACSLGLGALQISAGLEASGFVDNPSDTLIIGIVSVLLLAFLLSAMSGVSKGIQWLSNSNMVVAALLAIFVFVFGPTVAQLNMLPTAVGTYLQNFFEMAARTAESADGEAGEFLSGWTIFYWAWWISWSPFVGTFLARISRGRTIREFCLGVMLVPAGLSTVWFAIFGGTAIKMEQEGNSIYGEGSSEEQLFNLLHNLPGGVIMGVFALILLATFFITSADSASTVMASMSQNGKSDAKPWLAAMWGVATAGVGLTLLISGGSDALNSLQSVTIVAATPFLLILILLMFAIVKDLSNDTIYLDHKEQERFARQLAIERRMHRDQRELEQKKEQVKRVLGGKLN; this is encoded by the coding sequence ATGTCTCAGCGTGAGACTGGTCTGGATCCGCACGATCCAGACGCAGAGCCGCGGAGCGAAGATCCGCAGATTGGAAACGATTCCACAGCCCCCACGCCTTCGGCAGCTGGTGAGCTCGCCTCGCTGCTGGACGCTGATAGCTCGGGCGCGCGCGGCAACTACCTCGATCCGGAAGAACAGGTCGAGCGCAAGGCCGACGCGGCAGATGCTCCGGTGGACTGGGGCATCATTGCTCCCATCGCTGTGTTGGTCGTGGCCATGGTGGCCTGGGGCCTATTGGCCCCGGAGAACTTTTCCAATTTTGCTGACGTGGCCTTCGGCTGGGTCATTGACAACTTGGGCTGGGCCTTCGTGCTCGGCGGCACCATGTTTGTGCTCTTCGTCATCGTGATCGCCTGCTCCAAGTTCGGTGCCATCCGCCTGGGGACGGCCGATGAGCGGCCGGAGTTTAAGACAAGCTCTTGGATCGCCATGATGTTTGCCGCTGGTATGGGCATCGGTCTGATGTTCTACGGTGCCTCCGAGCCGCTGTCGATGTACCTTGACGGGGTTCCAGGTCACCAGCCACACGAGGTGGGTACCGGCATGGCGCAGACGATGTTCCACTGGACGCTCCACCCCTGGGCGGTCTACGCCATCATCGGCCTCGCAATCGCGTACTCCACGTTCCGGCTCGGCCGCAAGCAGCTGCTGTCGAGCGCGTTTATTCCGCTGATCGGCCAGAAGGCCGCAGACGGTGTACTGGGTAAGTTCATCGACGGTTTCGCTATCTTCGCCACCATCTTCGGCACGGCCTGCTCCCTGGGCCTTGGCGCACTGCAGATTAGTGCTGGCCTGGAAGCCTCCGGCTTTGTGGACAACCCCTCTGACACGCTGATCATCGGCATCGTCTCAGTACTGCTGCTCGCATTCCTTCTGTCGGCGATGTCTGGCGTGTCCAAGGGAATCCAGTGGCTGTCCAACTCCAACATGGTCGTGGCTGCGCTGCTGGCAATCTTCGTGTTCGTCTTCGGGCCGACCGTCGCTCAGCTCAACATGCTGCCGACGGCAGTGGGCACCTACCTGCAGAACTTCTTTGAGATGGCAGCCCGCACCGCCGAAAGCGCTGACGGCGAGGCAGGCGAGTTCCTGTCTGGCTGGACCATCTTCTACTGGGCCTGGTGGATCTCCTGGTCTCCGTTCGTGGGTACCTTCCTGGCGCGCATTTCCCGCGGCCGCACGATCCGCGAGTTCTGCCTCGGCGTCATGCTCGTCCCGGCTGGCCTGTCCACCGTGTGGTTCGCCATCTTCGGCGGCACCGCGATCAAGATGGAGCAGGAGGGCAACTCCATCTACGGCGAGGGCTCCTCGGAGGAGCAGCTGTTTAACCTGCTGCACAACCTGCCCGGTGGCGTCATCATGGGCGTGTTCGCTCTGATCCTGCTGGCCACCTTCTTCATCACCTCGGCGGACTCTGCCTCCACGGTGATGGCGTCGATGTCGCAGAACGGCAAGTCGGACGCGAAGCCGTGGCTCGCCGCGATGTGGGGCGTTGCCACCGCTGGTGTCGGCCTGACCCTGCTGATCTCGGGTGGCTCGGACGCGCTGAACTCGCTGCAGTCGGTGACCATTGTCGCCGCCACCCCGTTCTTGCTCATCCTGATCCTGCTGATGTTTGCGATCGTGAAGGATCTGTCCAACGACACGATCTACCTGGATCACAAGGAACAGGAGCGCTTCGCGCGCCAGCTGGCTATCGAGCGTCGTATGCACCGCGACCAGCGCGAGCTGGAGCAGAAGAAGGAGCAGGTCAAGCGAGTCCTTGGCGGTAAGCTGAACTAG
- a CDS encoding cation transporter: protein MTTDKLRRAVLVVALLNLAYFFVEFIAALAIGSASLAADSADFLEDTAINLLVFFAVAWPAHRRRVAGSVLAGLILIPTVAAIVMVVTKILNPVPPSPEGLTGVALGALAVNLICAVILLKLRDQGSSLAKGAWLAARNDALANVLIIVAGLLTFVWPTAWFDIVVGAIIAAINLSAAKEVWEESREEHASVEEAFEDMGEC from the coding sequence GTGACCACTGATAAGCTTCGCCGCGCAGTCCTTGTCGTTGCGCTGCTGAACCTCGCCTACTTCTTCGTGGAGTTTATCGCCGCGCTGGCGATTGGGTCGGCGTCGCTTGCCGCGGATTCCGCCGACTTCCTCGAGGACACAGCGATTAATCTGCTCGTCTTCTTCGCGGTGGCGTGGCCTGCGCACCGCCGCCGGGTGGCCGGCAGCGTGCTTGCTGGGCTGATCCTCATTCCGACGGTCGCGGCGATCGTCATGGTGGTGACCAAGATCCTCAACCCTGTCCCGCCTTCGCCGGAGGGGCTGACCGGCGTGGCGCTGGGCGCGTTGGCAGTCAACCTCATTTGCGCGGTGATCCTGCTCAAGCTGCGTGACCAGGGATCCTCGCTGGCGAAGGGAGCGTGGCTGGCTGCGCGCAACGACGCGCTGGCGAACGTGCTCATCATCGTCGCGGGCCTGCTCACCTTCGTATGGCCGACTGCCTGGTTCGACATCGTGGTCGGGGCGATCATCGCCGCGATCAACCTTTCGGCGGCTAAGGAAGTGTGGGAGGAGTCCCGCGAGGAGCACGCCTCGGTGGAGGAGGCCTTCGAGGATATGGGCGAGTGCTAG
- a CDS encoding DNA-3-methyladenine glycosylase I: MNNFYEEPKSLPITCDDGLVRPPWAATDPLLRTYYDTEWGMPLFDEASLFERLCLEGFQVGLSWRLILSKREAFREAFFGFDPDKVAAMESIDHLMDNASLIRNRQKLNAAITNAKATVALRDEGTHLGELIWSYKPEATPRPRTAEEVPTFSPESKALARDLKKRGFTFVGPVTMYALMESVGIVDTNLVGTWRRGASGVWGD, translated from the coding sequence ATGAACAATTTCTACGAAGAACCCAAGTCCCTGCCCATCACCTGCGACGACGGCCTGGTGCGCCCACCCTGGGCCGCCACCGACCCGCTGCTGCGCACCTACTATGACACCGAGTGGGGCATGCCGCTTTTCGACGAAGCGTCGCTCTTCGAGCGCCTCTGCCTCGAAGGATTCCAAGTCGGACTGTCCTGGCGTCTCATTCTGTCCAAGCGCGAGGCCTTCCGCGAGGCCTTCTTCGGGTTCGATCCGGACAAGGTCGCCGCGATGGAATCGATTGATCACCTGATGGACAACGCGTCGCTGATCCGCAACCGGCAAAAACTCAACGCCGCCATCACGAACGCGAAAGCGACCGTTGCGCTTCGCGACGAGGGCACGCACCTCGGCGAACTCATCTGGTCATACAAGCCCGAGGCCACCCCGCGTCCACGCACGGCAGAAGAAGTGCCCACTTTCTCGCCCGAATCGAAGGCACTGGCACGAGATCTGAAGAAGCGGGGCTTTACCTTCGTCGGCCCGGTGACCATGTACGCGCTCATGGAGTCCGTCGGCATCGTGGATACCAACCTCGTCGGCACCTGGCGACGCGGCGCATCCGGAGTGTGGGGCGACTAG
- a CDS encoding zf-HC2 domain-containing protein, with amino-acid sequence MISHEQVQAALSARIDGEAPGLEDSLIDAHLASCAECTAFWERSLALSEKVRFAEVDGGMAPPGDLSKVILAGVDEKWRKLAQRRLVTLAIGRIILVIAALVWAWWAVQPLLGTDASDGLMTSTAAVRFGVALALGVSAWRPRQIPGVLLIVGTMFTFTAGFAVRDWVLSIGEFVPSIVFIPLFTLLGLVWTWVADRGIEIRRAWHLLDANPS; translated from the coding sequence GTGATTAGCCACGAACAAGTCCAGGCCGCGCTCTCGGCGCGCATCGACGGCGAGGCACCGGGCCTCGAGGACTCGCTTATCGACGCCCACCTGGCCTCCTGCGCCGAGTGCACCGCTTTCTGGGAACGCTCGCTCGCGCTCTCGGAAAAGGTGCGATTCGCTGAGGTCGACGGCGGGATGGCCCCGCCGGGCGACCTGTCCAAAGTGATCCTGGCCGGGGTGGATGAGAAGTGGCGCAAGCTGGCGCAGCGTCGTCTGGTGACCCTGGCGATTGGGCGAATTATCCTCGTCATCGCCGCGCTCGTGTGGGCCTGGTGGGCGGTGCAACCACTGCTGGGCACTGATGCGTCGGATGGGCTGATGACCTCGACCGCGGCGGTGCGCTTCGGCGTGGCGCTCGCGCTTGGAGTCAGTGCGTGGCGGCCGCGGCAGATCCCCGGCGTGCTCCTCATCGTGGGCACGATGTTCACCTTTACCGCGGGCTTCGCGGTGCGCGACTGGGTCCTCTCCATCGGCGAGTTCGTCCCCAGCATCGTGTTTATCCCCCTGTTTACGCTGCTGGGACTGGTGTGGACCTGGGTGGCGGACCGCGGCATTGAGATCCGCCGCGCCTGGCACCTGCTCGACGCTAACCCGAGCTAG
- a CDS encoding phospholipid carrier-dependent glycosyltransferase has translation MLPSGVAASTTPEVGSASLGRSVEATINLKHTHDTVRSLSVSTQVSPAAPAPAAKRWRPKRPEPAAPNTVPWARRDTIAASVIGVLALFTRFLGLTQPTSEGTPVFDEKHYVPQAWDMVRDYINPVLGGIESNPGYGLVVHPPLGKQLLAWGEQFFGYTPLGWRLFTALFGAATIVLVFLIARRLSQSTTIGIFAGTIALFDGVLLVAAKFGMLDMFQVFFVVAAAWTLAGDMQQVHRRWHDAYLTGKLDDAGPLGPRLGFRWWRFATGVLLGLALGVKWSGLYYIAFYGLLSAFWDLWLRKRYGVEKPLAGALLRDVPSALASIVLVPALLYIWSWRAWFASETSVYRHSVADGTVANSDWPWLTSLPSPAAEWLYYHFSVLEFHGSLTSSSGHSHPWDSKPWAWLVASRPILYYSNTDLSCGNGNTCREMIYLFGTPAIWWLTIPVLLWAAWVWVTRRDYRVILPLVAFMAGFLPWLAAFDRQMYFFYATALVPFTAVLLGLALGNIAKKGAPTGNAFVRRVAGADLRSGQLAVLAYLALVVANFLYFSPIFYGYMIPEGYFQSLMWLPSWK, from the coding sequence ATGTTGCCCAGCGGGGTTGCGGCGAGCACCACGCCCGAAGTGGGGAGCGCGTCTTTGGGCAGATCTGTCGAGGCAACCATAAACCTCAAGCATACGCACGACACAGTAAGATCCTTGTCCGTGAGTACCCAAGTGTCCCCCGCTGCCCCAGCCCCTGCCGCGAAGCGTTGGCGGCCAAAGCGCCCCGAACCCGCCGCGCCAAACACGGTGCCGTGGGCCCGGCGCGACACGATCGCTGCGAGCGTGATCGGGGTCTTGGCGCTCTTTACCCGCTTCCTCGGCCTGACGCAGCCCACCTCTGAGGGCACGCCGGTCTTTGATGAGAAGCACTACGTGCCGCAGGCCTGGGACATGGTCCGCGATTACATCAACCCGGTACTCGGCGGTATCGAGTCCAACCCAGGCTACGGCCTGGTCGTGCACCCGCCGCTGGGCAAACAACTGCTGGCGTGGGGCGAGCAGTTCTTCGGCTACACACCACTAGGCTGGCGCCTGTTTACCGCGCTTTTCGGGGCGGCGACCATCGTGCTTGTCTTCCTCATTGCGCGCCGACTGAGCCAGTCCACCACCATCGGTATCTTCGCGGGCACCATTGCGCTTTTCGACGGGGTGCTGCTGGTCGCCGCCAAATTCGGCATGCTCGACATGTTCCAGGTCTTCTTCGTCGTGGCCGCGGCCTGGACGCTGGCCGGCGACATGCAGCAGGTGCATAGGCGGTGGCACGACGCCTACCTCACGGGCAAGTTAGATGACGCGGGCCCGCTCGGCCCACGCCTCGGTTTCCGCTGGTGGCGCTTCGCCACAGGCGTGCTGCTCGGCCTGGCGCTTGGGGTGAAGTGGTCGGGCCTGTACTACATCGCGTTTTATGGGCTGCTTTCGGCATTTTGGGACCTGTGGCTGCGCAAGCGCTACGGCGTGGAAAAGCCGCTGGCGGGTGCACTGCTGCGCGATGTGCCCTCCGCGCTTGCTTCGATCGTGCTGGTTCCAGCGCTGCTGTACATCTGGTCCTGGCGCGCCTGGTTCGCCTCCGAGACCTCGGTGTACCGCCACTCGGTCGCAGACGGCACCGTGGCGAACTCTGATTGGCCGTGGCTGACCTCCCTGCCCTCGCCGGCAGCGGAATGGCTCTACTACCACTTCTCGGTTCTCGAGTTCCACGGCTCGCTGACCTCGTCTTCCGGCCACTCCCACCCGTGGGATTCCAAGCCCTGGGCCTGGCTGGTCGCCTCGCGTCCGATCCTCTACTACTCCAACACCGACTTGAGCTGTGGTAATGGCAACACGTGCCGGGAGATGATCTACCTCTTCGGCACGCCCGCGATCTGGTGGCTGACCATCCCGGTCCTGCTGTGGGCTGCGTGGGTGTGGGTCACCCGCCGCGACTACCGCGTCATCCTGCCACTCGTGGCGTTCATGGCCGGTTTCCTGCCCTGGCTGGCTGCCTTTGACCGCCAGATGTACTTCTTCTACGCCACCGCCCTGGTGCCGTTTACCGCAGTGCTGCTCGGACTTGCGCTTGGCAACATTGCGAAGAAGGGCGCGCCCACCGGCAACGCGTTCGTGCGTCGAGTAGCGGGGGCTGACTTGCGCTCGGGCCAACTGGCGGTGCTTGCCTACCTCGCGCTGGTCGTGGCCAACTTCCTCTACTTCTCGCCCATCTTCTACGGCTACATGATCCCGGAAGGCTACTTCCAGTCGCTGATGTGGCTGCCCAGCTGGAAGTAG
- a CDS encoding DoxX family protein translates to MNRPAVRDFALLLMRLVVGAVFIAHGYQHWFASGMSATAQEFARFGVPQPTLSAYVAGTVELIGGTFLVIGLLTTIAASLLLLLTVAATYFVHLGNGFFVADGGMEYTLVLAAALFSLVVFGTGRASLDGVLTRD, encoded by the coding sequence ATGAACAGGCCCGCCGTTCGAGACTTCGCCCTCCTGCTGATGCGCCTGGTCGTTGGGGCAGTTTTCATCGCCCACGGCTACCAGCATTGGTTCGCCTCCGGTATGAGCGCAACCGCCCAGGAATTCGCCCGCTTTGGCGTGCCGCAGCCTACCTTAAGCGCCTACGTCGCTGGGACCGTGGAGCTTATCGGCGGCACTTTCCTGGTGATCGGCCTGCTCACTACGATCGCTGCGTCGTTGCTGCTCTTGCTCACTGTCGCAGCCACCTACTTTGTGCACCTGGGCAACGGTTTCTTCGTCGCCGACGGGGGCATGGAGTACACCTTGGTGCTTGCCGCGGCGCTGTTCTCGCTCGTGGTCTTCGGTACCGGCCGCGCGAGCTTGGATGGGGTGTTGACCCGTGATTAG